From Nocardioides faecalis:
GTTCGCCGCGGTGCTCGACCGGGCGCTGGCGCTGGGCTTCGACGCGGTCGCCACCGGCCACTACGCCACCGTCGTGCACACCGAGGCCGGGGTCGAGCTGCACCGCGCCGTGGACGGCGCGAAGGACCAGTCCTACGTCCTCGGCGTGCTGGACGAGGCCCAGCTGCGGCACTCGCTGTTCCCGCTCGGCGACACCCCCAAGACCCAGGTGCGGCGCGAGGCGGCTGAGCGCGGCCTGCTGGTCGCCGACAAGCCGGACAGCCACGACATCTGCTTCGTCGCCGACGGCGACAACGCCGGCTGGCTGCGCGAGAAGCTCGGCGATCGCGCCCCCAACACCGGCGGCGAGATCCGCGACGAGACCACCGGCGAGGTGCTCGGCCACCACGAGGGCACGTTCGGGTTCACCATCGGTCAGCGCAAGGGACTGCGCCTGGGCCGGCCCGCCCCCGACGGCCGCCCGCGCTACGTGCTCGACATCGAGCCGGTCTCCGGCACCGTCACGGTCGGCCCCCGCGAGCGGCTGGCGGTGGACCGGATCACCGGCGACCGGCTGCGCTGGTGCGGCCCGGCCCTGCCCGCCGGCACCATCCTCGACGGCCCGGACGTCACCGTGCAGCTTCGCGCCCACGGCGCCGAGCACCGCGCCGTGGTCCGCGTCGGCGAGAACACCTTGGACATCGAGCTCCTCGACCTCGCCGAGGGCATCGCGCCCGGCCAGGCCGCGGTCGTGTACGACGGCTCGCGCGTGGTCGGCTCCGCCACCATCACCGCAACCCGGCGCGCGACCAGCGCGACCGGTGGGCCGGACAGCCCGGTGGAGCCGACGTGGTGAGGGCGACGGGCATCGGCTCGTTCCCCGGCGAGCACCAGCGCGACTTCGACACCGCGCTGGCGGTGGTGCTGGACGAGCTGGCCGCCGACGAGCGTGGGCTGCCGTT
This genomic window contains:
- the mnmA gene encoding tRNA 2-thiouridine(34) synthase MnmA, with product MRVVAAMSGGVDSAVAAARAKEAGHDVTGIHLALSRNPKSYRSGARGCCTIEDANDARRAADVIGIPFYVWDLSERFHTDVVEDFMDTYAAGQTPNPCLRCNEKIKFAAVLDRALALGFDAVATGHYATVVHTEAGVELHRAVDGAKDQSYVLGVLDEAQLRHSLFPLGDTPKTQVRREAAERGLLVADKPDSHDICFVADGDNAGWLREKLGDRAPNTGGEIRDETTGEVLGHHEGTFGFTIGQRKGLRLGRPAPDGRPRYVLDIEPVSGTVTVGPRERLAVDRITGDRLRWCGPALPAGTILDGPDVTVQLRAHGAEHRAVVRVGENTLDIELLDLAEGIAPGQAAVVYDGSRVVGSATITATRRATSATGGPDSPVEPTW